cacagagaggacagacagtatGGACTGTCTCCAAGAGACGCTGTCTTTAACATCCTCGTGGGTGTGGAGTGTCCCAGACCTTCAGCGTCCCAGACCTTCAATTATGTTCCTGACATTAATGAATCACTTCACAAAATCGGCCTCCGTCAAACTTGGTCTTGACCTGCCATTGTGCGTTGTCTTGGTCTTGCTAATGAACCTGCGACTGGATGATATATGACAGAAACACTGACTGCTGTACCATCTTACACAACTAGATATCATGGGTGAAATCTGCTTTGTTTGATCTGCAGATGGCGATGCTTGCGAGTCAATGCCCTGCGCTCATGGAGGACACTGCAAAGACGGGATTGGCACTTACTCCTGCTACTGCAAGGCTGGGTACCAGGGCTTCAACTGCCAGATCGGTAAAGAAACTTTGGGGCAGTTGAACTCAGGGACAGTTCAGATCTGATCTGATATCTTAAGAGTGTGTTCGTCCCTCCTGCAGTACACAGTACaaagcttttaaaataaacatttagagATCAAAACATTCAGGTGTTGCTACACCAGTCAGTGGTGAGGTTGTTGTTGTAGTGTGCAGGTATTTCATGGTGCTGTCGTACATTGTATTCCGGTGTTTTTCAGAGTCGTACATATCAATAGTCTTGCCTGGACAGACTTTTCTGTTTGGTCTGGTCTTGACTGTGTTCTCGTTCTTCGCAGTGATTCCTGAGCTCTGCGAGTCCGAAAATGGCGGCTGTGAACATTACTGCAAAGTGGTGCGAGGAAACGTTCAGTGCTCCTGTGCTGACGGATATTTCCTGGCGTCGGACGATAAATCCTGTCTCTCCAACCGTAAGATGCTCAAGTTtagatgatgttgttgttgtggtttcatGTGAAATGTTGTGGGTATTTCTGACTGGTGAGCTACAGAGTATTTGTAGCACTGGCATCAGGATAAACCTCCAGACGAGACGATCCAAATCTAACTCAGACTTCAAATTAATTCTTACAGAGACCTTCAAGTGTGGCGCCATCGTCACCAAAGACACCCGGACTGTTTTCAGGTACGTTCGACCGAACGTAACAGAGGGAAATACGACAGGGTTCAACACGACAGACCCAAACTCCAACTCCAAAGACATGATGTCCTCAGGAAACCACAGCCACATTGAGATTGTTCCAGAACACATCATCTTAGAGGAACTGATCAACCCTGAGATGGCCAGTATGACCCGAATTGTCAATGGAGAAGACTGTCCACCAGGAGAATGTCCATGGCAGGTAGGAATTATGAGAAAACAAGGGTGGAAGAGTCTCGTCTCCTTGGACACACTGGGACTGTGTCCTTGACGCCTTATAGTCCATTATCATGTAAATCCAGGTCCTAGAGTGTGTCTGTACCAACACCTTAAAAGATTGTGTCTTCCGTACCATCTCGTCTTTGCAGGCTCTCCTCCTGAATGAGGATGATATTGGCTTCTGTGGAGGAACCATCCTCAACGAGTACATCATCCTGACCGCCGCCCACTGCATGAACCAATCCCGTTACATCTACGTTAAACTCGGTAGGTCTGCTTCATCTTTCTGGTCTGTTGATCTTTATTTAATTCCTACAACTCTCTCTCTTGAAAGCGtactattataataattgttCCCTCAGGTGAGTTTGACACATTGGTGGATCACGGTAACGAAGCAACACACTACGTGGAGGCTATCGCCACGCACTTTAAATACCAACCACAGACCTACAACAACGACATCGCACTCCTCAAACTCAGCAAGCCAATACAGTTCTCCAGGTTCATCGTCCCAGCATGTTTGCCTGAGCAGGAATTTGCGGAGAAGGTGACTCTCCAAACACTGGCGTAAAAACCGCTGTAAATGTTTCACAAACATAATAACACCATCCTCTTTCAGGTGCTGATGCGGCAGCCAGTTGGCATGGTCAGCGGTTTCGGTCGCCTCGGCGAGGGTCGGCAGGCGTCCACCATCTTGCAGCGCCTCACGTTACCCTACGTGGATCGGCACACCTGCATGGAATCCACCCAGTTCCGAATCTCCCAGCGTATGTTCTGCGCAGGCTACCACACGACACCCAAGGACGCCTGTCAGGGCGACAGCGGCGGACCGCATGTCACCCACTACCACAACACGTACTTTGTCACAGGCATCGTGAGCTGGGGTGAAGGCTGCGCACGCAAAGGGAAGTATGGTGTCTACACCCAGGTGTCCAAGTACACCCGCTGGATCCGCGAAGGAATGGAGAGTATGTTGCACAAAAAGACGAGCGGCAGCAGGGTCAAGAGGCACCACAGCGCCATCGAGAGGCTGGTTCTGTGAGACAGTGAACTCAGCAGAGAAGAAATCAACCACATGTTTTATATCATCATGTATTCTATGCGTCACACTCATTGACAGTCAGGTTCCAGAAACACGTGACAACACATTAACGATGTTTTATGATGcgttcacaccaaacacacagaaGTTTTTCAGGTCACATGATTTATACCGGGATCAGACCACACGATGTGTCTCTCTTTCACATCAGTCAGATTATTAACCACAGTGGCACGGATTGTTGCTGTCTTGTTCAGGGGACTGCTAACACTACAAGAGTGACCCCTGACCAAACATCGTTCACCACATAGGTCACGTACGTCATCGGTGAGGTGGGGCAAGCTGTCAATCATGGCTACCAATGAGTGATGCCCACTGACTTTTGTCGTGGTCGTTTCTTAAGGAGACGTTGCTGTTGACCTCTTCACCCAGTGAATGTCTTCATGTTACGCTGTGTCAGTGCACTCCGTTCCCCTATTGGTCAACATCCAGGAGCCAGTCATAGGAGACCTAGTGTTACACTAAACATCCGGTCATCGCGTAAGTCTGAATTTGTGTCGTCTGATCCCGACATTAGTCTGAGTGATGAGCACTGGGTTTTATCGATGTTGGAAACTAAAGTCAACATAAACGCAATCAACACAAATTTTGTGTCTTCGCGGATGGAATCACGCAAAATTCTTGTTCACTTGCGACTTACTCACTGTGGTGTGAACGGACCATAAAAGACATAAGTGAAAACGATCAGATTAGCTTCAATTCTTAACCCATTTTGGCCACTTGGGGGCAGCAGAACAACATGTATTAATGTATAAAATGTCATGAAGGTTCCAAACAGTAAATCTTTGTCTCACATGTTggtgatcatgtgacttgaACAATGACAGTGTCAATAATAACATGAGGTGTTCCTCAGGGATCTGTTCTCGAtccttttatattttctttaaagaCGCGGTAATTAATGTTGTCGTGTCCGTGAACTCTAATTAACTTGTTCATTTCTGTTTAGCATTTCCAGTCCACCGTCCCCTAACCCAAGCTAACCCTAACCAAGATActaatcacaaacacaacaggttAATgatctgtattattattattattattattattattattaataaaaaataattaaaagatggtaaaactgaaaataaaaaatatttttaaaaattgtaaacaaacatgtctgttcattttcttttgttccagATATTTCAACATTAGCTTTTGGAGCTGAAAAAATGgcaacaatataaataaaaaatattgattatgttgtatgtatatatatatatatatatatatatatatatataaagtattgTGCTTTTTTCGAAGGATATCTATTTAAATCAGATAAAAACTTGGTTTTCAAGAacattttttggatttttttgtccTTTCTTGAGAAGTCAGTcagattataaataaatgcattaacaCTAGTTTGAAATACACTTTCATGTCATTAACACTCTGATACTTTTCTGATTTTAGTGAGAAAATATTTGAATTTtctatttaattattaatggaTGTGATGAAACACTGTGTGTTGACCTCAAACAAATGTCGTGTTTATTGATGTTTGTTTGACAacgggacagagacagaaaggacAGGGGACGGGGGACAGGTCAGAGTCCACAACAGGAACaaagtttgaaaaaacaaacaagaataaaaactAATCGACTTCAATGATTCAATGTCACTTTTGTAGCATAAATGCTACAAAAGaaagattttttaaataaacaccttGTTACATTGACTTGATgagtcactggtgtgtgtgtgtgcctgtgtgtgtcagtggagtCAGTGTGTCATGGCGGTCAGCATCATGTCGGCTCGTTGTTGCCGAGTGTCtgttcttcctctctgtttccTCCTTTGTCTCCTTCAGGTTCTCATCCAAGGACAAGGTAAGACATTTGACCCCTGACCTTtatgtccagtgtgtgagacgTGGAGACGATCACGGAGACTTCCGTCAATCATGTGATGTAATTGTGTTCCAGGTTTATCCGACATGTACGGAAGtcaaaatgttatttcataAGCTAGTGCTAATGTCTGTTTACACAGTAATAACTGTTACTAAATAAGCATTAACTAAGTGTAAATTAGTGTTTATTAACCATTTATTAACCCGCATTTCAAAGTGGGAACAAATACATAAGCAACAACTAACCATTTATAAACACGAATTAATGTTTATTAACATGCCCTTTATAATGATTAATAAATGCTTTATTATAGTTAGTAAGTACTGCtattatacattataataatattatatatattattatatataaatatattataataaactaACTAAAGGAAAGTATTTACAGTTGTTAGTTCAAAGttgaataatatataataaatacattcattacCCTGTTAACAATATTAACAAATTATTAGTTAAAAAAATTAACTGTTAGTAAATGATTATAAAAGCATTAAATACAGTTAACTCTGTTTATTATATCtattttagaaaaaaatggaataataaaaataaaatgttaatgagTTAATATGAGATTATATTtaattacagtatattgttaTAGTATATTATGGTTTATATGACATTACATGTATTATGTTGATGTTTCATACTCAGTATATTAATGATATGAATATTGAATATTAAGCAAACgttaatatttcaaaatgattacgttcatttttatgtttattgatGTATTAATTATGATGTGTATCACTTTATGATTATGTAACAAATCAGGATCACTGTCATTAATTAAACTATCATTCATTATAATTAAGTaatcttttatttaaattaaaggaAACTTCTGCAGTTTTTTCTCcgacacatgaaaaaaacataaaaactgattttaatgtgtaaaataaagctTAAAGCAGCCACCACCCTGCCAGCAGATGGCGCTATGCCCTTGATTCAATTTTCATGTGCTCTTATCTCACATGTGAAGTTTCGAGCTGATCGGTCAATGTACAGCAAAgttacaggccacttcctgtttcgtggctgacttcctgttggctCAGGTTCATGTTTGGAGACGTGTTCAGGGTCCGCCTCTCGTGTCATGCATGAAGTTAtagagcacttcctgttttgccAATGGTTGTCttggccacgccccttttgcATCTGTGAGACCCTTTGATaatttttcatctttgatgtgtccaGTACAAATTAACGTGTTTATTTGTTCGTACAATTATTAACGTGCGTTTCACCTTTGGGGgtgctactgagccattttgtaTCATTTCTGACTATTTCccttattttatgatttttttttttgacaggttCAGTTTTCCCTAACCTTTTAGTACAAATGCAATACTTTCAGAAGAAAAATTTCAAGTCCCGGCGCTGCTATGTGAGTGCCCGGGCCCCACGAGTCactctgtacgtgtgtgtgtgtgtgtgtgtgtgtgtcagtgttccGTCAGGCTCACAGTGTTTTCCTTCGGTCCAAACGAGCCAACATGTTCCTGCTGGAGGAGTTccttcagggaaacctggagcGCGAGTGTCACGAGGAGCTGTGCAACTTTGAGGAGGCGCGAGAATACTTTGAAGACTTGGATAAGACGGTTCGTCACCATCACGTCTTTGATAATCACCACTGATTATTAACAAACTAGTAAACAGCTGACACTCTTCCACAGGTTGCCTTCTGGACCGTCTACTACGGCGAGTTTGACTTTTAGAATCATTAATcattatttaacacatttactgatgttatacTTCTCATTAttacataattatatatatatatatatatatatatttttatttatgaacaCATTTCTCCACCTTTATTTTGACATTATGTTTTAGAATAattgatttaaaacaataacagttttgaataaactttatttgaacGATGGCGTGCAGACGGGAACCAGTGTGAACCAAACCCCTGCCTGCACGGAGGAAACTGCACCGACAAAGTGGGCGGGTTCCAGTGTTCATGCCCCACCCACCACTTTGGACCAATCTGTGAGCAAAGAGCTGTGGGAGGAGTCACACGCAGAGCacagtggctgcccactgcacCACAGGTCACCACACCAGGTCAGACCACACCCACAACCTCACACGACCCTGCCTCCCCGAGATGAGATGGGTGCGGTCTATGAGCAACACTTTTGTTgatgtttccatggcaacagagaTTGCAGCGTGTCCGACTGGCGGTCCGACCGCgtgtcagcagctgtgtgcgGCGGCGTACGATGTCTTCACCTGCTCCTGCACGACGGGATTCAAACTACACACTGACAAACGCAGCTGTGTGCCCGAAGGTGCTGCAAACCCCGTCCCCACAACAAACCCCGCCCCCACGCTTTAACAAAAACCTTGACAGGacgttgtgtttgtgtccacagtGGACTTCCCGTGTGGAAGACTCCCCGGCAACAGCACCGCGTCAATGTGTCGCCATGGAAACTGTCCCTGGCAGGTAAcggccaatcacagcacaggaccacgtgtgtgtgtgtgtacctttaaCAGCTGTGTTTCTGCCTCCAGGTGTCACTGATGAACactgagggggcggagctatGCAGCGGCGTGCTGTTGGGTCGACGCTCCGTCCTGACCGCCGCCCACTGCCTCCTCCAGGGGTCAGAATCTGACCTCCAACCTTCCAGCTTCTACGTGACCACTGGTGCACAACTTCATTAACAACATATGAGACAGACAAAAAATTtactcttcaaaataaaagcccaaatCTAGCTGTTCACATACTGACTTtacccttcaaaataaatgccCAACTCTAGCTGTCCACAAACTGACttttcacttcaaaataaaag
This genomic interval from Solea solea chromosome 2, fSolSol10.1, whole genome shotgun sequence contains the following:
- the prozb gene encoding protein Z, vitamin K-dependent plasma glycoprotein b; this encodes MAVSIMSARCCRVSVLPLCFLLCLLQVLIQGQVFRQAHSVFLRSKRANMFLLEEFLQGNLERECHEELCNFEEAREYFEDLDKTVAFWTVYYDGNQCEPNPCLHGGNCTDKVGGFQCSCPTHHFGPICEQRAVGGVTRRAQWLPTAPQVTTPEIAACPTGGPTACQQLCAAAYDVFTCSCTTGFKLHTDKRSCVPEVDFPCGRLPGNSTASMCRHGNCPWQVSLMNTEGAELCSGVLLGRRSVLTAAHCLLQGSESDLQPSSFYVTTGNRMPVSVQALYVHSRFHLGRHDNDLALLELAEPVSFGPALIHLCLPTKDFSENILMHPGRTGVAARQRSQELLYLTLDECRDELDASHPLSNKMFCMRTVAVTTARSGRHSRFQNGVHRKTNSTSVNKHGGRPPLNSLPTENETSSVSDVRSEVSRRPCGSVLAGAPVATVEQGTAFLTGLLISTSSGCHGDSLLFTKLSRYLTWIRPRLEASEERMTPQLSRLPV